In Cryptomeria japonica chromosome 10, Sugi_1.0, whole genome shotgun sequence, a genomic segment contains:
- the LOC131033319 gene encoding uncharacterized protein LOC131033319, whose protein sequence is MSSAHNFPLEFAEIDGVVKQDFWRLISGLAEYQKQHADLYGQIENELEWVDVNKFKSQENYSTAEERWLHRVIRDLELSANGSRAKKTYVVPFRGSLPGEVVYYDGIPGDVYFIVVYGAEPYPMKSLRDEHLLAQYFYSLQLSEGPSARREKLRLKLQRLIASTSDPHWTAIYNSLFP, encoded by the coding sequence ATGTCGAGTGCTCACAATTTCCCACTCGAATTTGCTGAGATCGATGGCGTTGTGAAGCAGGATTTCTGGAGACTAATTTCAGGGCTGGCTGAATATCAGAAGCAACACGCTGACCTTTATGGGCAGATCGAAAATGAGCTGGAGTGGGTTGATGTTAACAAGTTCAAATCTCAAGAAAACTACTCAACTGCAGAAGAACGTTGGTTACACCGAGTGATTAGAGATCTTGAATTATCAGCAAATGGGAGTCGAGCAAAGAAAACATATGTCGTTCCCTTCAGAGGTTCACTTCCTGGTGAGGTGGTATATTATGACGGAATTCCTGGGGACGTGTATTTCATTGTGGTATATGGTGCTGAGCCCTACCCTATGAAGTCCTTGCGAGATGAGCATCTCCTTGCTCAATATTTTTATAGTCTACAGCTTTCTGAGGGTCCATCTGCCAGAAGAGAGAAACTTCGCCTTAAGCTGCAGCGTCTCATTGCCTCCACTTCTGATCCCCACTGGACTGCCATTTACAACTCTCTCTTCCCTTAA
- the LOC131033270 gene encoding uncharacterized protein LOC131033270, with protein MAPNSAEMEFYPLKFRLLCIALLVIMCCFLEGGCALGVGILKKNRLHGGFLKKLRRSRITNSYVASLSKASYEEYNYTQVLDHFGYTPESYQTFPQRYFMDKSNWGGAQSNSPIFVFLGAEGDIAYDVGYVTIDQMTDFKALVVYIEHRYYGTSMPFGGMEAAYANASTRGYFTSTQVLADYATFIVYLKKTLKAENCPVVVFGASYGGMLAAWFRLKYPHITIGALAASAPILSLYDVAPTYGYDSVVTKDFRNVSDICYKRINESWAMMDEIASSPQGLLTLSKLFNTCENITDKESLYDDLESMYDGAAQYDFEEVKRICNAINSLPGDANTVSRIAAAANYSYEGQCLDLGPFNYTDDGWDWQTCTEMVLPFSDPPGMTMFPPSSFDIKSYSRECYLKYGVLPRQHWATIEFGGHDIKRVLKDFGSNIIFSNGLRDPWSSGGVLANISESIVAITTEEGTHCQDIVLSTGDDPAWLKEQKQKEIMIVQKWINDYKN; from the exons ATGGCTCCGAATAGTGCTGAAATGGAATTCTATCCATTGAAGTTTAGATTGCTGTGTATAGCTCTTCTAGTGATCATGTGTTGCTTTCTGGAGGGAGGCTGTGCTTTGGGAGTTGGGATTCTCAAGAAGAATCGACTGCACGGTGGCTTTCTGAAGAAGTTAAGGAGATCTCGAATAACTAATTCTTACGTTGCAAGTCTAAGTAAAGCTTCGTACGAGGAATACAACTATACCCAAGTTCTGGACCATTTTGGGTACACGCCAGAGAGCTATCAAACCTTTCCCCAACGATATTTCATGGACAAGTCCAATTGGGGCGGCGCTCAAAGTAATTCTCCCATATTTGTATTTTTGGGTGCGGAAGGAGACATTGCATATGACGTCGGGTACGTCACGATAGACCAGATGACTGACTTCAAGGCTCTTGTGGTCTACATAGAG CACCGTTATTACGGGACGTCAATGCCATTCGGGGGAATGGAGGCTGCATATGCGAATGCAAGCACAAGAGGTTATTTCACATCCACGCAGGTCTTAGCCGATTATGCGACCTTCATTGTTTATTTGAAGAAAACTTTGAAGGCGGAGAATTGTCCAGTCGTTGTTTTTGGTGCATCCTATGGTGGAA TGCTAGCTGCATGGTTTCGGCTCAAGTATCCGCACATAACAATCGGCGCCCTTGCAGCATCTGCACCTATCCTTTCCCTCTACGACGTCGCTCCCACTTATGGATATGACAGCGTTGTCACCAAGGATTTCAGA AATGTAAGTGATATCTGCTACAAAAGAATTAACGAATCGTGGGCTATGATGGACGAAATCGCGTCTAGCCCTCAAGGCTTGCTGACCCTAAGCAAACTATTTAATACCTGCGA GAATATTACGGATAAGGAATCCCTTTACGATGATCTTGAATCAATGTACGATGGCGCAGCACAGTACGATTTCGAAGAAGTTAAAAGA ATCTGCAATGCCATCAATAGCCTACCCGGAGACGCAAACACTGTTAGCAGAATAGCTGCTGCAGCAAACTACTCATACGAAGGCCAATGCTTGGATTTGGGTCCATTTAATTATACTGACGATGGATGGGATTGGCAG ACTTGCACTGAAATGGTGCTTCCGTTCAGCGATCCTCCTGGCATGACAATGTTTCCGCCCTCCAGCTTTGATATCAAGTCATATTCCAGGGAATGCTACCTGAAATACGGTGTACTGCCACGCCAACACTGGGCTACAATTGAATTCGGAGGACAc GACATAAAGAGAGTGTTGAAAGATTTTGGAAGCAATATCATTTTCTCCAATGGGTTAAGAGATCCATGGAGCAGTGGAGG TGTGTTAGCGAATATTTCTGAAAGCATTGTAGCTATTACCACCGAAGAAG GAACGCATTGTCAAGATATTGTTCTGAGTACCGGTGACGATCCCGCCTGGTTGAAAGAGCAAAAACAAAAAGAGATAATGATTGTGCAGAAATGGATAAACGATTATAAAAATTAA